The sequence TCTCCAATGTACGCAGAAAAAATAGGCGCGCATTATTCCGCGGACTCCAACGAGGCCGTATTTCTTGCCAAAAGCCTCATTAAAAAAACATAGCTATGTAATCTGGCGAAAAAATAGAGACTATCAAAGACCTGATTATATTTTCAGCCCTGCCATATGTCTCATTGTCAGCTGCTGACATTATAGTCCATTGCACATGATGAACTTAGTATTATACGAGAAAAGTTGCATTGTTTTTAGAAATTTTAATACTAGGAGGGTATTATCGTGAATAGACATTTAGATATAAAAGGAATTAACGAGGAAATTGAAAAAATTCTTATACCGTATGTCCGTATAAAAAGTTTTACCAATACAGTTGGAGAAAAAGATATAGAAGATTTTTTTCGATATTATTTTAGTAATAAACCTTATTTTCAAAAAAATGAAGACTATTATGGTACTCTTCCGATAAAAGATGATCCGCTGAACCGATCTGTAAGCTGGGCCTTAGTAAAAGGCAGTGGTTGTGAGACGGTTGTGCTTATCCACCACAGTGATATTGTTAGTATAGAAGATTTCCGCAATTATAAAGAATATGCTTTAAGCCCGTATGAATTAGAGAAAAAACTGCGCTGTATTATTGCTTCCTTGCCTGCGGATGTATCCAACGATTTAGAAAGCGGAGACTATCTGTTTGGACGCGGCGTCTGTGATATGAAGGGAGGCGGCTCCATCCAAATCGCACTGATGAATTACTATAGTAAGATCAGTGATTTAAAAGGGAATTTAGTATTGTTGGTTCTTCCAGACGAAGAAAACCTTTCCGCCGGAATGAGGTCTGGCGTGGTGTTATTAAGGGAATTACAAAATAAATATAATTTAAATTATAAATTGATGATTAATTCTGAGCCACATCAAAGAAAACAAAAAGATATCGGAGTGTTTTCTATTGGTTCAATTGGGAAGCTAATGCCATTTATCTATGTCCGAGGATTCCTTGCTCACGCTGGGAAGGTATTTGAAGGGCTTAACCCGCTGAACGTCATGTCAGGAATTGTAAGAGCAACAGAGTTAAACAGTAA is a genomic window of Synergistes jonesii containing:
- a CDS encoding M20/M25/M40 family metallo-hydrolase; its protein translation is MNRHLDIKGINEEIEKILIPYVRIKSFTNTVGEKDIEDFFRYYFSNKPYFQKNEDYYGTLPIKDDPLNRSVSWALVKGSGCETVVLIHHSDIVSIEDFRNYKEYALSPYELEKKLRCIIASLPADVSNDLESGDYLFGRGVCDMKGGGSIQIALMNYYSKISDLKGNLVLLVLPDEENLSAGMRSGVVLLRELQNKYNLNYKLMINSEPHQRKQKDIGVFSIGSIGKLMPFIYVRGFLAHAGKVFEGLNPLNVMSGIVRATELNSNFSDTVFSGEASPPPTWLYFKDSKEHYDVSMPLFAYGCISVQTMKQTPKEVLDKIKIIAEGVFKQVLNDTQKSYDAFCEVTGVPQQRLPWSVKVISIGEFLKDVQQNLGNEFNGNYNKIMDNLFSDVKTGKMVV